TCATTCGCCCAGGAAGACCTTTCGCACCGCCGAGGTGTTTCGTCGACGCTGGTTCCCAACGTCTTGGATTTCGACACCGAGCCGCCCGAGCCCGACGAATACGTTCGCGATTTTCGGCGTGACATCGGCTTGGACGATGACGACATCCTGTTCCTGCAACCCACTCGAGTCGTCCCGCGAAAGGGGATCGAGCATTCCATCGCTCTGGTTGCCGCCCTGCGAAATGACAAGTGCAAACTGGTCATCAGCCACGCCAGTGGCGATGAAGGCAACGAATATTTGGCCGCGTTGATGGAACTGGCCGAATCAAGCGGCGTCGACTTGCGTTTGGCCGATGAACACGTTGGCGATAAACGTGGGCTGACCGAAGACGGACGCAAAGTCTACACGTTGGCCGATGCGTATTCCCAAGCCGACTTCATCACCTACCCCAGCATTTACGAGGGTTTCGGCAACGCCTTGCTGGAAGCGTTTTACTATCGGAAACCCGTGTTGGTGAACCGGTATTCGATTTTTGTGGCTGATATCGAGCCCAAAGGCGCAAAGGTCATCGCCATGGACGGATACCTGACGCAGGACGTGGTATCAAAGGTCGAACGCGTGATTCGTGATCAACGTTTCCGCGAAGAAATGGTCGATTTCAATTACGAAATCGGAAAAGCGTTCTTCAGTTACAGCGTATTGCGACGAAAGTTGCGCGCTTTGGTGACCAACTTTACCGGACAGGACAACCTTTGACCGACCCGATGACTTGCGGCCAGTTTGATTCCATTCTTGCGGACATTTATGGCAGCGTGCCGACGGAGCTGAGCGAAGCACTCCATCGGCTGGTCGAATCAGCCAATGCCAAGCCGCGCGATGAATCGTTATGGGACCAAAACGACGTCGTTTGCATCACCTATGCCGACCAAATTCGTCAGCCCGGTCTGCATCCGCTGGAAGCTTTTCGGCGTTTCTTCCTGGATTGGGAATTGGATCAAAAGCTCCGGTGCATTCACTTGCTGCCGTTTTGTCCCTACACCAGCGATGACGGTTTTTCGGTGGTCGATTATTTGGCCGTCGATCCCGAATCGGGTGACTGGGATGACATCGCACGCTTGGGCCAGCATTTTGATTTGATGTTCGACTTGGTCGCCAATCACACCTCGGTGTCCCACCGCTGGTTTCAAGGTTTCTTGGCCGACGAAGAACCGTTTCGCAATGCCTACATCGATCAAGACCCGACCGCGGATCTTTCGGCCGTGGTGCGTCCGCGTAGTCTGCCGTTGCTGACACCTTTCGAAACAGCGTCGGGAACCAAGCACGTCTGGACAACTTTCAGCGCCGATCAAGTTGATTTGAACTACGGTGATCCGGCAACTCTGCTGCGGATGATCGAAACGCTGGTGCTGTACGCACAACGCGGTGCCAGGATCATTCGACTTGATGCGATTGCGTTCCTGTGGAAAAAGGTCGGCACATCCTGCATGCATTTGCCACAAACTCATGCCATCGTTCGTCTGATGCGTGCGGTTTTGGATGCCGCCGTGCCGGGAACGATTGTTTTGACCGAGACGAATGTTCCCCACAAAGAGAACATCAGCTACTTCGGTGACGGCACCGACGAAGCCCACATGGTGTATCAATTCAGTTTGCCGCCCCTGTTGTTGGACGCGATTCACAGTGGTGACACGACGGTGTTGCGAGACTGGATGAAGTCGCTGCGGCCGCCCACGAATCAAACGACGTTCTTCAACTTCACTGCCAGCCACGACGGTGTGGGGGTTCGCCCCTTGGAAGGTTTGGTGCCGCGCGA
The DNA window shown above is from Crateriforma spongiae and carries:
- a CDS encoding alpha-amylase family glycosyl hydrolase translates to MTCGQFDSILADIYGSVPTELSEALHRLVESANAKPRDESLWDQNDVVCITYADQIRQPGLHPLEAFRRFFLDWELDQKLRCIHLLPFCPYTSDDGFSVVDYLAVDPESGDWDDIARLGQHFDLMFDLVANHTSVSHRWFQGFLADEEPFRNAYIDQDPTADLSAVVRPRSLPLLTPFETASGTKHVWTTFSADQVDLNYGDPATLLRMIETLVLYAQRGARIIRLDAIAFLWKKVGTSCMHLPQTHAIVRLMRAVLDAAVPGTIVLTETNVPHKENISYFGDGTDEAHMVYQFSLPPLLLDAIHSGDTTVLRDWMKSLRPPTNQTTFFNFTASHDGVGVRPLEGLVPRERLDHLVDVVRRHGGRVNMRSQSDGTESPYELNITYLDAVADRSTIEPAEHSRRFLATQAIMLSMQGVPAVYFHSLFGSPNDVAAADESGQNRRINRHKYERDELENALADAAGLQRRVFDGYCRLLELRRLQPAFHPIAGQQVLDLPGDGLLGFVREVSDQRIVVLANLSDSAREVSCDQIPIATDHDLLADQSLASGDAISLRPFQVRWLVAVS
- a CDS encoding glycosyltransferase family 4 protein, whose amino-acid sequence is MGVQIGFVGTRFSGTDGVSLESAKWAQVLWDHRHVSYWYSGLSDRDKDSSMVVPHAYFGHPDIQWINRRAFGTRTRTPDVTQRIYTLADYLKGTLYEFTRRYNLDLLIVQNALTIPMNIPLGVALTNFIAETGFPTIAHHHDFYWERDRFSVSAVTDMLWMAFPPALPQIQNVTINSFAQEDLSHRRGVSSTLVPNVLDFDTEPPEPDEYVRDFRRDIGLDDDDILFLQPTRVVPRKGIEHSIALVAALRNDKCKLVISHASGDEGNEYLAALMELAESSGVDLRLADEHVGDKRGLTEDGRKVYTLADAYSQADFITYPSIYEGFGNALLEAFYYRKPVLVNRYSIFVADIEPKGAKVIAMDGYLTQDVVSKVERVIRDQRFREEMVDFNYEIGKAFFSYSVLRRKLRALVTNFTGQDNL